In Allocoprobacillus halotolerans, a genomic segment contains:
- a CDS encoding DUF58 domain-containing protein: MRKTTVSMSLSQDYCTRDDTILVTFSRQNLTYIPCGQIVIEYQVMDVFSHMVLSQSVCLLEQQVEIQIPCSHCGHYIIQVQKIKCYDLLQCFSFSQSITLEQAFDVMPHYQEMETSVEQAYQFDEEGQSYLANQKGDDYSEVFEIRSYREGDALKHIHWNVSSKFQDLFVKVGSQPIQHKLVLAMEYKTNNAFYDLQFDCFYSLCLLLVKKNIVFDVVTVCDLQQLHIESIHSLEEVITTTRWLMKNPIQTFNSTLMPKSFYQIHGQNLEVSHS, encoded by the coding sequence ATGCGAAAAACAACTGTATCCATGTCGCTTTCTCAAGATTATTGTACACGTGATGACACAATATTAGTCACTTTTTCTCGACAAAACTTAACGTATATTCCATGTGGTCAAATTGTGATCGAATATCAGGTGATGGATGTTTTTTCACATATGGTATTGAGCCAAAGTGTATGTTTGTTAGAACAACAAGTAGAAATTCAAATTCCTTGTTCACATTGTGGTCATTATATCATTCAAGTTCAAAAAATAAAATGTTATGATTTATTACAATGTTTCTCTTTTTCTCAATCTATTACTTTAGAACAAGCATTTGATGTTATGCCTCATTATCAAGAGATGGAAACTTCTGTTGAACAGGCTTATCAATTTGATGAAGAGGGACAGAGCTATTTAGCAAATCAAAAAGGTGATGACTATAGTGAAGTTTTTGAAATTAGATCTTATCGTGAGGGAGATGCGTTAAAACATATTCATTGGAATGTATCATCGAAGTTTCAGGATCTTTTTGTGAAAGTAGGAAGTCAACCTATTCAACATAAACTTGTTTTAGCAATGGAATATAAAACAAACAATGCTTTTTATGATTTGCAGTTTGATTGTTTCTATTCATTGTGTTTATTATTGGTTAAGAAAAATATTGTTTTTGATGTTGTGACAGTATGCGATTTACAACAATTACATATAGAATCTATTCATTCTCTTGAAGAAGTCATAACAACAACCAGATGGCTTATGAAAAATCCTATTCAGACTTTCAATAGTACTTTGATGCCGAAGAGTTTTTATCAAATTCACGGTCAGAATTTGGAGGTGTCTCATTCATGA
- a CDS encoding AAA family ATPase, which translates to MNQEIKQTINEIKKAVIGKDEVITKILVTLLSRGHILLEDIPGVGKTNLALALSRSLQLDYHRIQLTPDIMPSDIIGFTMYNPQTQKFEYKEGIAFCHLLLADEMNRTSSKTQSALLELMEEGQMTVDGKTYILPQPFCVIATQNPFGSAGTQLLPDSQMDRFMSCLSLGYPQFHEEIEIMKKRQTSNPLDEIQAILSPEMILEFQKRLIKFMYMMIFMIILCKSLPLLESILILNKVHHHVVL; encoded by the coding sequence ATGAATCAAGAAATCAAACAGACAATCAATGAAATCAAAAAAGCAGTTATTGGAAAGGATGAAGTCATTACAAAAATATTAGTGACTCTTCTTTCTAGAGGACATATATTATTAGAAGATATTCCTGGTGTTGGAAAAACTAATCTGGCTTTAGCTTTATCAAGAAGCTTACAGCTTGACTATCATCGTATTCAGTTGACACCGGATATTATGCCTAGTGATATTATTGGGTTTACCATGTATAATCCTCAAACACAAAAATTTGAATATAAAGAAGGAATAGCCTTTTGTCATCTTTTATTAGCCGATGAAATGAATCGTACTTCAAGCAAAACACAGTCAGCTTTATTAGAATTAATGGAGGAAGGACAAATGACAGTAGATGGTAAAACATATATTTTACCACAGCCTTTTTGTGTCATTGCTACTCAAAATCCATTTGGTTCAGCTGGAACTCAATTATTACCTGATTCTCAAATGGATCGTTTTATGAGCTGTTTAAGCTTAGGTTATCCTCAATTTCATGAAGAAATTGAAATAATGAAAAAACGTCAAACATCTAATCCATTAGATGAAATACAAGCTATATTATCACCAGAGATGATTTTAGAATTTCAAAAAAGATTGATCAAGTTTATGTACATGATGATATTTATGATTATATTATGCAAATCATTACCGCTACTAGAGAGCATCCTCATATTGAACAAGGTGCATCACCACGTGGTTCTCTAG
- a CDS encoding arsenate reductase family protein → MEFIYYPRCSTCLKALKKLKEQGIEVQLRDIVKDTPTQAELLHWIQKNGKGIKPFFNTSGKLYREMNLKDKIQDMNENEAALLLSQNGMLIKRPLLIDEEHIFIGYQKEIYEK, encoded by the coding sequence ATGGAATTTATTTATTATCCACGTTGTAGTACGTGTTTAAAAGCATTAAAAAAATTAAAAGAACAGGGTATAGAAGTTCAATTAAGAGATATTGTCAAAGATACACCAACGCAAGCAGAATTACTTCATTGGATTCAAAAGAATGGAAAAGGCATTAAACCTTTTTTCAATACATCAGGAAAACTTTATCGTGAAATGAATTTAAAAGATAAAATTCAAGACATGAATGAAAATGAAGCGGCTTTATTGTTGTCACAAAATGGAATGCTGATTAAACGTCCATTACTTATTGATGAAGAACATATTTTTATTGGTTATCAAAAGGAAATCTATGAAAAATAG
- a CDS encoding helix-hairpin-helix domain-containing protein, which yields MDPTGKVLDIDKVFITIPKKDYTKDEKVLLSMIQKYQIEIIAIGNGTASRETENFIAEMIKKYQLDVQYVIVSEAGASVYSASSIAKEEFPDYQVEERSAVSIARRLQDPLAELVKIEPKAISVGQYQHDMNQKKLTEQLDFVVEKVVNQVGVNINTASPSLLQYVSGLSMATAKNIVQYREEHGKFTSREQIKNVKKLGDKTYELAVGFLRILSGNEKLDETSIHPDNYQDAMNLLEYLHLHKEDIGSKQARDVIEETPSSQIQDDLHLDSYLVDDLIQAFVSPHRSPRDEYNVPVLRKDVLKIEDLKKGMKLQGVVRNVVDFGAFVDIGLKNDGLVHISKMSTHKVKHALDVCNVGDILDVYVYDIDLKKKELLYLCWRWLNGIYLLSTL from the coding sequence ATTGATCCAACAGGAAAGGTATTAGATATTGATAAAGTCTTTATCACAATTCCTAAAAAAGATTATACAAAAGATGAAAAAGTCTTATTATCAATGATTCAAAAATATCAAATTGAAATTATTGCGATTGGCAATGGAACAGCTAGTCGTGAAACCGAAAACTTTATTGCTGAAATGATTAAGAAATATCAATTAGATGTACAATATGTTATTGTATCTGAAGCTGGTGCTAGTGTTTATTCAGCAAGTTCAATTGCTAAAGAAGAATTTCCTGATTATCAGGTAGAAGAAAGATCTGCTGTATCTATTGCCAGACGTTTACAAGATCCATTAGCTGAACTTGTTAAAATTGAACCAAAGGCGATATCTGTAGGACAATATCAACATGATATGAATCAAAAGAAACTCACTGAACAATTAGACTTTGTTGTAGAAAAAGTTGTCAATCAAGTAGGGGTGAATATCAATACGGCTTCACCATCCTTATTACAATATGTTTCAGGTCTTTCTATGGCGACAGCCAAAAACATTGTACAATATCGTGAGGAACATGGAAAATTCACTTCTCGTGAACAAATTAAAAATGTCAAAAAATTAGGTGATAAGACTTATGAATTGGCAGTAGGATTCTTAAGAATCTTATCAGGAAATGAAAAATTAGATGAAACAAGTATTCACCCTGATAATTATCAGGATGCTATGAATCTTTTAGAATATTTACATTTACATAAAGAAGATATAGGTTCAAAACAGGCTCGAGATGTCATTGAAGAAACACCATCAAGCCAGATTCAAGATGATTTACATTTAGATTCATATCTTGTTGATGATTTAATACAAGCTTTTGTTTCTCCGCATCGTTCACCACGTGATGAATATAACGTTCCTGTTTTAAGAAAAGATGTCTTAAAAATTGAAGATTTGAAAAAGGGAATGAAATTACAAGGTGTTGTTAGAAATGTTGTTGACTTTGGTGCATTTGTTGACATTGGATTAAAAAATGATGGGCTTGTGCATATTTCTAAAATGTCTACTCATAAAGTTAAACACGCTTTGGATGTATGTAATGTTGGAGATATTTTAGATGTTTATGTTTATGATATTGATTTAAAGAAAAAAGAGTTGCTTTATCTTTGCTGGAGGTGGCTTAATGGAATTTATTTATTATCCACGTTGTAG
- a CDS encoding Tex-like N-terminal domain-containing protein, which translates to MNQEIIQKMTEELSISNQQIQNVLTLLEEGATVPFIARYRKEKTSGLNEDQIREISKVYEYQLNLQQRKEDVIRLIDEKGLLTEELKQNILKASQLSEVEDYYRPFKEKKKTKASMAKAKGLEPLAQAILKLPKTFDLKKRLKNI; encoded by the coding sequence ATGAATCAGGAAATTATACAAAAAATGACAGAAGAATTGTCTATTTCAAATCAACAAATTCAAAATGTATTAACTTTATTAGAAGAAGGGGCAACAGTTCCTTTTATTGCTCGTTATCGTAAAGAAAAAACAAGTGGATTAAATGAAGATCAGATTAGAGAAATTTCAAAAGTTTATGAATATCAATTAAATCTTCAACAACGTAAAGAAGATGTTATTCGTTTAATTGATGAAAAGGGATTATTAACAGAAGAATTAAAACAAAACATTTTAAAAGCTTCTCAATTAAGTGAAGTAGAAGATTATTATAGACCATTTAAAGAGAAGAAGAAAACCAAAGCTTCAATGGCAAAGGCAAAAGGATTAGAACCTTTGGCACAAGCTATTTTAAAATTACCTAAAACTTTTGATTTAAAAAAGAGGCTCAAAAATATTTAA
- a CDS encoding immunoglobulin-like domain-containing protein — protein sequence MNKKHCIITLAILIALFICVYKGISFIFQEKLEILGDQKMTLMLHSPYIEYGTNIKDVKIEGEVNTNKAGQYQIHYTYQHQNVVREVEVLDNQQIVMNLNGDQNTYVKQGQPYIESGCHVIDQDDGDLTKEVQIKGEVDTSKIGDYEIIYTVENKNHIICAKKRIVHVVGEKDFIPNTKGIPVLMYHYVYTKNDLPKQLNTNYIEDTKLEEQLKYLKQENYYFPSYQELSAYIHGKIDLPQKSVILTFDDGQKGFLEYGIPLLEKYQIPATSFLISSKDGDKTILRYASEYISFQSHSYDMHKGGGTIGHGGIISALNTEQITEDLLKAQKIVQNSEAFAYPYGDVTSQAQVAIKKANILCAFTTQYGKVKKGDDPTKLKRVRVLGDGSLQSYMNIL from the coding sequence ATCAATAAGAAACATTGTATTATAACATTAGCTATATTAATTGCTCTATTCATCTGTGTTTATAAAGGTATATCCTTTATTTTTCAAGAAAAATTAGAAATATTAGGAGATCAAAAAATGACCCTCATGTTGCATTCGCCTTATATTGAATATGGGACGAATATCAAAGATGTAAAAATAGAAGGTGAGGTTAATACAAATAAGGCTGGTCAATATCAAATACATTATACATATCAACATCAAAATGTAGTACGTGAAGTGGAAGTTTTGGATAATCAACAAATAGTGATGAATTTAAATGGTGATCAAAATACATATGTTAAACAAGGACAACCTTATATTGAATCAGGATGTCATGTCATTGATCAAGATGATGGAGACTTGACAAAAGAGGTGCAAATAAAAGGAGAAGTAGACACATCGAAAATTGGTGATTATGAAATTATATATACTGTTGAAAATAAGAATCATATCATATGTGCCAAAAAACGAATAGTTCATGTTGTAGGTGAGAAGGATTTTATACCTAATACAAAAGGAATACCTGTTTTGATGTATCATTATGTTTATACAAAAAATGATCTTCCTAAGCAATTAAATACAAATTATATTGAAGATACCAAATTAGAAGAGCAATTAAAATATTTAAAACAAGAAAATTATTACTTCCCATCTTATCAAGAACTTTCTGCTTATATTCATGGAAAAATAGATCTTCCTCAAAAAAGTGTTATCTTGACTTTTGATGATGGACAAAAAGGTTTCTTAGAGTATGGAATTCCTTTATTAGAAAAATATCAAATTCCAGCAACATCCTTTCTTATTTCTTCAAAAGATGGAGATAAAACAATATTAAGATATGCGAGTGAATATATTAGTTTTCAATCACATTCCTATGATATGCATAAAGGAGGTGGAACAATCGGACATGGAGGTATTATCAGTGCATTAAATACTGAACAAATTACAGAGGATTTATTGAAAGCTCAAAAAATTGTTCAAAATAGTGAGGCTTTTGCATATCCTTATGGAGATGTCACATCACAGGCACAAGTTGCTATCAAAAAAGCTAATATCTTATGTGCCTTTACAACTCAATATGGTAAAGTGAAAAAGGGTGATGATCCGACCAAATTAAAAAGAGTACGTGTTCTAGGAGATGGTTCATTACAATCCTACATGAATATACTATAA
- the pepV gene encoding dipeptidase PepV gives MIDFLEEVYKRKNEMIEDIQTLCQIPSVLDETTTNEGQPFGIKCREALEAMLEIGKRDGFVCENVDGYAGHIDIGDHEETFGILGHLDVVPCNASGWNTEPYGATLENGKLYGRGVADDKGPLIAGYYAAKIIHELNLPVRMKTRIIFGCNEENGSKCMQYYFTKKPYPAMGFTPDAEFPVVYGEKAGVNFKITGTVDNDNLIGLYSGTRANIVPEVCEAYLTGSYKQYRESFLAYLSKHHLEGHVEEEGNHTKLVLIGKSAHASTPELGINGAVYMCHYLRTVSQNQLVEFIDKYFYNDCYGEKLGIAYTGLMGQLTVNLGVLNYKNGNVSMIVDMRVPHEVTDEQLTKKMHQSLDFYQLKETHELGKALYVDPQSELIQKLHNAYVEFTSDNVHQPQAIGGGTYAKTMPNCVAFGVEFPGGDNKIHQNNEEISIDDLMKATAIYAKALYDLIKE, from the coding sequence ATGATTGATTTTTTAGAAGAGGTTTATAAAAGAAAAAATGAAATGATTGAGGATATTCAAACATTATGCCAAATACCTTCAGTTTTAGATGAAACAACGACTAATGAAGGACAACCTTTTGGTATAAAATGTCGTGAAGCTCTAGAAGCAATGTTAGAGATTGGCAAAAGAGATGGTTTTGTTTGTGAAAATGTAGATGGATATGCTGGACATATTGATATAGGTGATCATGAAGAAACTTTTGGTATCTTGGGACATTTAGATGTTGTACCTTGCAATGCAAGTGGATGGAATACTGAACCTTATGGAGCAACTTTAGAAAACGGAAAACTATATGGGCGTGGTGTAGCTGATGATAAGGGACCTTTGATTGCTGGATATTATGCTGCTAAAATTATTCATGAATTAAATTTACCAGTTCGAATGAAAACAAGAATTATTTTTGGATGCAATGAGGAAAATGGCTCAAAATGTATGCAGTATTATTTCACAAAAAAACCATATCCAGCAATGGGATTTACTCCTGATGCAGAATTTCCAGTTGTTTATGGAGAAAAAGCCGGTGTGAATTTTAAAATTACGGGAACAGTAGATAATGATAATTTGATAGGTTTATACTCTGGGACAAGAGCTAATATTGTTCCTGAGGTTTGTGAAGCTTATTTAACTGGTTCATATAAACAATATAGAGAATCGTTTTTAGCTTATTTATCGAAACATCATTTAGAAGGACATGTGGAAGAAGAAGGCAATCATACAAAACTTGTTTTAATTGGAAAATCAGCACATGCATCTACACCGGAATTAGGTATCAATGGTGCAGTTTATATGTGTCATTATTTAAGAACTGTTTCCCAAAATCAATTGGTTGAATTTATTGATAAGTATTTTTATAATGATTGCTATGGAGAAAAACTTGGGATTGCTTATACAGGATTAATGGGTCAACTCACTGTTAATCTGGGTGTCTTAAATTATAAAAATGGAAATGTCAGTATGATTGTTGATATGCGTGTTCCTCATGAAGTGACTGATGAGCAATTAACTAAGAAAATGCATCAAAGCCTTGATTTCTATCAATTAAAAGAAACACATGAATTAGGTAAGGCATTATACGTTGATCCACAAAGTGAATTAATTCAAAAATTACACAATGCCTATGTAGAATTTACTAGTGATAATGTTCATCAGCCACAAGCTATTGGGGGAGGAACTTATGCTAAAACAATGCCAAATTGTGTTGCCTTTGGTGTGGAATTTCCTGGTGGTGATAATAAAATACATCAAAACAATGAAGAAATATCTATTGATGATTTAATGAAAGCAACAGCAATCTATGCAAAAGCACTTTACGATCTAATTAAGGAATAG
- a CDS encoding NUDIX hydrolase — MENIRFHITVKAIVIYRQKILILKRVRPSSDGLGYWELPGGGLEYGETPHEALIRELKEETNLDIKIIKPIYTFTAIRPDYQTVGIGFLTIPTNDHVKLSEEHTDYQFVSSDNLLNYVDQKIYDDIITTLKEYESMNIED; from the coding sequence ATGGAAAATATCAGATTTCATATTACTGTTAAAGCAATTGTTATTTATCGTCAAAAAATACTTATTCTTAAAAGAGTACGCCCTTCAAGCGATGGTCTAGGTTATTGGGAACTTCCTGGCGGTGGATTGGAATATGGGGAAACACCACATGAAGCGCTTATTAGAGAACTCAAAGAAGAAACTAATTTAGACATTAAAATTATTAAACCTATCTATACTTTTACGGCTATTCGACCTGACTATCAAACTGTTGGTATTGGATTCTTAACAATTCCAACAAATGATCATGTGAAATTATCTGAAGAACACACTGATTATCAATTTGTATCAAGCGATAATTTATTGAATTATGTTGATCAAAAAATTTATGATGATATTATTACAACTCTTAAAGAATATGAATCAATGAATATTGAGGACTAA
- a CDS encoding cadherin-like beta sandwich domain-containing protein, whose translation MLKKLIYKFSLVITIFTLLIGINLKNADALGISGASSVSPNSSFNVTVTGLANIRGKFYVSVENGSCSPSSFFANGSSSQTISIKAGSSGNVKITVSPDTSTDTATIDGTLVTSSVSKTVTIKSSSNSSSSNNSSSNSNSSSSNNSSSNSNQTNTTTEDTRSKDNTLSSLSVSEGTLSPKFSSSKTKYDIDLSGTVTEVKISAKANDSKAKVSGTGTKSVKVGDTTYKVVCTAENGSTKTYTLTFHVDETPLIYTEYNDVSLGVVRILDDVKAPKNFEKGTTKLDGQEVDAFINKDLNLSLVYLTDDKGNEDFYIVSDEKVISKYQTLTVNGKTYVIVNAPDSLKGVEDLKSSTIKIGDIELSGWQFENEALSHYSLVYLMNDVGESGLYTYEDTEGTLQKYTPVEEKEIIH comes from the coding sequence ATGTTAAAAAAATTAATTTATAAATTTAGTTTAGTTATAACTATATTCACTTTGTTAATTGGTATAAATTTAAAAAATGCTGATGCATTAGGAATTTCTGGTGCAAGTTCAGTTTCGCCAAATTCAAGTTTTAATGTGACCGTAACAGGTTTAGCTAATATTAGAGGAAAATTTTATGTGAGTGTAGAAAATGGTAGTTGTTCACCTAGTAGTTTCTTTGCTAATGGATCTTCTAGTCAAACAATATCAATTAAAGCTGGAAGTTCAGGTAATGTAAAAATAACGGTTTCACCTGATACTTCTACTGATACAGCAACAATTGATGGAACTTTAGTTACAAGTAGTGTAAGTAAAACTGTAACTATTAAATCTTCAAGCAATTCTTCATCAAGTAATAACAGTTCCTCAAATAGTAATTCGTCATCAAGTAATAATTCTAGTAGTAATTCAAACCAAACGAATACTACTACTGAAGATACAAGATCGAAAGATAATACTTTATCAAGTTTATCAGTTTCTGAAGGAACATTATCTCCAAAATTTAGTTCAAGTAAAACTAAATATGACATTGATTTATCAGGAACAGTAACTGAGGTAAAGATTAGTGCAAAAGCAAATGATAGTAAAGCAAAAGTGTCTGGTACTGGAACGAAAAGTGTAAAAGTAGGCGATACTACATATAAAGTGGTTTGTACTGCTGAAAATGGAAGCACGAAAACTTATACTTTAACTTTTCATGTCGATGAAACACCACTTATATATACAGAATATAATGATGTGAGTTTAGGTGTTGTTAGGATTTTAGATGATGTTAAAGCGCCTAAAAATTTTGAAAAAGGAACAACAAAATTAGATGGTCAAGAAGTGGATGCTTTTATTAATAAAGATTTAAATTTATCATTAGTGTATTTAACTGATGATAAAGGAAATGAAGATTTTTATATAGTATCTGATGAAAAAGTTATTAGCAAATATCAAACTTTGACTGTTAATGGGAAAACATATGTTATTGTTAATGCTCCTGATTCATTAAAAGGTGTTGAAGATTTAAAATCAAGCACAATTAAGATTGGCGATATTGAGTTAAGTGGATGGCAATTTGAAAATGAAGCATTATCTCATTATTCACTTGTTTATTTAATGAATGATGTAGGTGAATCAGGTTTATACACTTATGAAGATACTGAAGGTACATTACAAAAATATACACCAGTTGAAGAAAAAGAGATAATACATTAA
- a CDS encoding glucosaminidase domain-containing protein, which yields MRKKFFQLSMLVISLTLVMGLFINISNQNQVEAEDEGENTYATEQLSENAIFTKIDENGNTVIVDDEELEESGIIVEEPLKYKFRSAVSRDDILKERGVVNFRTKSSGSNTLYVEDSTGREGYTNGTYAADAAYLGHNSDRTKVKFMLAGVIGWVNASEVQVLDFSDSAVQTLSKYYVKNGRLYHGIVTNLSSKNYSSNLDVGPKPSYLKEGKQYYSYDGHYFYDYDNTNGYIVMLNDYRNDTRKNSVNPNNPYYNYYQYLPQRSQSVYTANQLNEFINKNTSSNSKLRNLGQSLIENQNKYGVNAMMTLGIAINESAWGTSSIAQNKNNLFGHEAYDSDPNGSANKYSTPSFSIYYHTSSFMSKQYSNPTNWKYHGNYLGDKASGVNLKYASDPYWGEKAAHYAWKLDEYFGYKDSFKYTIGIKDVYNYQFTQANIKSSSSNSSTTLYKAEKDGVLSNYAFINLNNSSSNGFYKIQSDAVINANRTGIVTQSEYSFSKNYAYISNKNVVIISKGSNSSSIDVTTDNTTPTYKKGDVNGDGKVSTLDYIAIENHIMERSKLSGDKLKRADVNEDGKVSTLDYIAIENHIMGRKLLF from the coding sequence ATGAGGAAAAAATTTTTTCAATTAAGCATGTTAGTTATCTCTTTAACATTAGTTATGGGGTTATTTATAAATATATCTAATCAAAATCAGGTAGAGGCTGAGGATGAGGGTGAAAATACATACGCTACTGAACAGTTATCTGAGAATGCAATTTTTACAAAAATTGATGAAAATGGAAATACTGTCATCGTTGATGATGAAGAATTAGAAGAATCAGGAATTATCGTTGAAGAACCTTTAAAATATAAATTTAGATCAGCTGTTTCAAGAGATGATATATTAAAAGAAAGAGGAGTAGTTAATTTTAGAACAAAATCTTCTGGTTCTAATACACTTTATGTTGAAGATAGTACAGGTCGTGAGGGTTATACAAATGGAACATATGCTGCGGATGCGGCTTATTTAGGACATAATAGTGATAGAACAAAAGTTAAATTTATGCTTGCAGGAGTGATTGGATGGGTAAATGCAAGTGAAGTTCAAGTTTTAGATTTCAGTGATTCCGCTGTTCAAACATTGAGTAAATACTATGTTAAAAATGGAAGATTGTATCATGGTATTGTGACAAATTTGTCAAGTAAAAATTATTCATCTAATTTAGATGTAGGACCAAAACCATCTTATTTAAAAGAGGGTAAACAATATTACAGCTATGATGGACATTATTTTTATGATTATGATAATACAAATGGATACATTGTTATGTTAAACGATTATAGAAATGATACAAGAAAAAATTCTGTAAATCCTAATAATCCATATTATAATTATTATCAATATTTACCACAGAGAAGTCAATCGGTATATACTGCTAATCAACTTAATGAATTTATTAACAAAAATACTAGTTCTAATTCAAAATTACGTAATCTTGGTCAAAGTTTAATAGAAAATCAAAATAAATATGGTGTAAATGCTATGATGACTTTAGGAATAGCTATTAATGAAAGTGCATGGGGAACGAGTAGTATTGCCCAAAATAAAAATAATTTATTTGGACATGAGGCTTATGATAGTGATCCTAATGGAAGTGCTAACAAATATTCTACACCATCATTTAGTATCTATTATCATACTAGTTCTTTTATGTCTAAACAGTATTCTAATCCAACTAATTGGAAATATCATGGAAATTACTTAGGTGATAAAGCAAGTGGTGTTAATTTGAAATATGCTTCTGATCCATATTGGGGAGAAAAAGCTGCTCATTATGCATGGAAATTAGATGAATATTTTGGATATAAGGATTCTTTTAAATATACAATTGGGATCAAAGATGTTTATAATTATCAGTTTACACAAGCTAATATAAAAAGTAGTTCTAGTAATAGTAGTACGACTTTATACAAAGCTGAGAAAGATGGCGTATTATCAAATTATGCGTTTATTAATTTAAACAATTCTTCATCAAATGGTTTTTATAAAATTCAAAGTGATGCAGTTATAAATGCTAATAGAACAGGAATTGTAACACAATCTGAATATTCATTTTCTAAGAATTATGCTTATATAAGTAATAAAAATGTTGTTATTATTTCTAAGGGAAGTAATTCTTCATCTATTGATGTTACAACTGATAATACGACTCCTACATATAAAAAAGGTGATGTGAATGGAGATGGTAAGGTATCTACATTAGATTATATTGCAATAGAAAATCATATTATGGAACGTTCTAAATTATCAGGTGATAAGTTAAAAAGAGCAGATGTGAATGAAGATGGCAAGGTATCTACATTAGATTATATAGCAATTGAAAATCACATTATGGGAAGAAAATTATTGTTTTAA
- the metA gene encoding homoserine O-acetyltransferase MetA, translating to MPIKIPDNLPAAKILKDENIFIMDETRATTQRIRPLKLLILNIMPTKIVTETQLLRLLSNTPLQIEVDWIHMASHESKNVSKEHLLAFYKTFDDIKDNKYDGLIITGAPVEKLDFQDVDYWNELTTLLEWSKTHVFSSFFICWAAQAALHYFYGVSKYLLPHKLTGVYLHHTNVEKMQRKILRGFDYQFYAPHSRYTSVSREDIEKIDDLDILAESQDAGVYIVASKDGSRFFVTGHPEYDPDTLDKEYKRDLANPDIVSEMPKNYYLNDDIHNEIQVKWRSHAYLIFANWLNYYVYQQTPYNLDDLTER from the coding sequence ATGCCAATAAAGATACCTGATAATTTACCGGCTGCAAAAATACTAAAAGATGAAAATATATTTATTATGGATGAAACACGTGCGACAACACAAAGAATACGTCCGTTAAAACTTCTGATTTTAAATATTATGCCAACAAAAATTGTTACTGAAACACAATTATTAAGACTATTATCCAATACTCCTCTACAAATCGAAGTCGATTGGATACATATGGCGAGTCATGAATCAAAAAATGTATCAAAAGAACATTTACTTGCTTTTTATAAAACATTTGATGATATTAAAGACAATAAATACGATGGATTGATTATTACAGGGGCTCCAGTAGAAAAGTTGGATTTTCAAGATGTTGATTATTGGAATGAATTGACAACTTTATTAGAATGGTCAAAAACCCATGTCTTTAGTTCTTTCTTTATATGTTGGGCAGCACAAGCAGCATTACATTATTTTTATGGGGTTTCTAAATATTTATTACCACATAAATTAACGGGTGTATATTTACACCATACCAATGTAGAAAAGATGCAAAGAAAAATATTAAGAGGATTTGACTATCAATTCTATGCTCCTCATTCACGATATACAAGTGTTTCTAGAGAAGACATAGAAAAGATTGATGATTTAGATATTTTAGCTGAGTCACAGGATGCCGGAGTTTATATTGTTGCATCTAAGGATGGATCAAGATTTTTTGTGACAGGACACCCTGAATATGATCCTGATACTTTGGATAAAGAATATAAAAGAGATTTAGCTAATCCGGATATTGTTAGTGAAATGCCTAAGAATTATTATTTAAATGATGATATTCATAATGAAATACAAGTGAAGTGGCGTTCACACGCTTATTTAATCTTTGCAAACTGGTTGAATTACTATGTTTATCAACAAACACCATATAATTTGGATGATTTAACAGAAAGATGA